TTCCTTGTGAATTCTTTTCGTGGCATGAGGACGGTGTGGTCGCAGCCTTCGCATTTGATGCGGATGTCCATTCCCATTCGTACTACTTTCCATCTGTTTGTCCCGCATGGGTGTGCTTTCTTCATTTCTACTACATCATTTAAACCGAATTCTTTATCTGTCATATTTCTACACTCCCTACTTTTCTATCTCAATTGGAAGCATGCCCGTCTTGCTTTGGTTCCCGGTTATAGAGCACCAGGCGTGGAAATGGAATTTCAATGCCCGCTTCATCCAGACGATTTTTGACTTCCTTCCTGATCGAACGCCCGATATACCAATGCTTCATCGGCACTGTTTCACATGTGATCCTGAGTACAACCTCGGAGTTGCCCAACGTTTGAATGCCAAGCAGCTCTGGTGGTTCTGTCATTTCCACATACCTTGCCGGCATTTCTGCAAGCAATTCTTGAATTACTCGCTCCGCTTCTTCTATTTTTCCTTCATATGCGATGCTTACATCCACTACGGCCACGCTGTTATGAATGGAGAAATTCGTTAGTTCTACAATACTGCCATTGGGCAATATATGCAATTCCCCTGTCCAACTTTTTATTTTCGTAGTCCGAAGGCCAATCTCTTCCACATACCCCTCAAATGTGCCGGTTCTGATATAATCCCCAACAGAAAATTGGTCTTCGAATATAATAAAAAAGCCTGTAATGATATCTCTTACCAAGTTTTGAGCCCCAAATCCTACAGCAAGGCCAACAATTCCCGCCCCGGCCAAAAGTGCCCTGACATCAATATGGACTATTTCTAAAATCATAATGAAGGCAACAAAATAGACTACGTAAGTTAACACATTCTGCAGCAGTTTCAAAAGGGTGTTTTCTCTTCGTTCCGATATACGGATAGGCCCTTTTTCTCTTAGTTTCACAAAGTTTTGAACGAGGTTTTTTCCTATTTTTATTATCACGCCTGCTACAAAGATGATCAGAATGATTTTCAGTAATCCTTCTCCGATAGAAACCCAGAGATCCTCAT
This window of the Sutcliffiella horikoshii genome carries:
- a CDS encoding DUF951 domain-containing protein, with protein sequence MTDKEFGLNDVVEMKKAHPCGTNRWKVVRMGMDIRIKCEGCDHTVLMPRKEFTRKIKKILVRSEE
- a CDS encoding mechanosensitive ion channel family protein, yielding MEWTNRVLIQMKDSLLNEDLWVSIGEGLLKIILIIFVAGVIIKIGKNLVQNFVKLREKGPIRISERRENTLLKLLQNVLTYVVYFVAFIMILEIVHIDVRALLAGAGIVGLAVGFGAQNLVRDIITGFFIIFEDQFSVGDYIRTGTFEGYVEEIGLRTTKIKSWTGELHILPNGSIVELTNFSIHNSVAVVDVSIAYEGKIEEAERVIQELLAEMPARYVEMTEPPELLGIQTLGNSEVVLRITCETVPMKHWYIGRSIRKEVKNRLDEAGIEIPFPRLVLYNREPKQDGHASN